Genomic DNA from Fusarium keratoplasticum isolate Fu6.1 chromosome 2, whole genome shotgun sequence:
GGTGGGTGGATGGGAGGCAACGAAGGGGAGAGAAGACCAAAGGTGcacgaggaggagcccaagaCGGATGGTAAGGACAGATTTTATGTCAAGGCTGCAAATGCACAAAGTGTGTTTGATCGTGGTCACCCTTCTCTTACACCTGCTGGTTGCCATATGGTTTGAGTTGAGAAGTCTCTGGAAATCGGCCCTTCCCATGGGTCGGCCATTGATGGGAATACCTTCATTGACTTGCGCTTTACATGGAATCCTATCGACGGAGAGAATAATCATTAAATGAAGATATGAGCTAAATGTTCTTCTGAATTTATATATGATTAGTTAATTTCATCTCCCTCAGCCCTTGAAACGATCATATACCTATCACCTATTCTGGCCAAGTTGTTCACTGTTTTCACACAAGTGACACTTCCTCCCTCCAACTGTGCATTATTTGGAGTTTCGGGGCGAGTTCTGTCTTGTCAGGAACGGCCAGTTGTGTACCACCCATTACGTACAGAGCCTAGATGGCCTCGCTTTGCAACAAGTATTGTGCAAGTACCCGCGTGAATGATGGTAGACTTTCGGTTCAACAATGTGGTCACTTGACAGGGCTCAACCCTCCAAGACCTTGACCAGCAAGGTTTTGGCACGGTCATCTGTGTGTACAATGACCGTTGAGACATACGTCCCCTCTGTAGTCTCCATGGCTTTGAAAAGACCATTATTCGGGGGGCATTGTTTTGGAAATTCCATGCCCATGACAGCAGGCTGGAATAGGATATGCCCATAATCAGGCCCTGCTGCATCAGGCAAAAATGAGCAGCCCAGCAAGTGGTGGATGGAAATTCCGTTAAGACCACTGTCACGCCCAAGTTTTAAAACGGACGAAAGGAGCTGCGTCATCAGCCGCTCTCCCGTAGCCTTGCCAATGCAGCGGCAACACCCCCATCAAGCTGGTCTTCCTTATCTGCTTGGCTCGTCCGCTTAGCCTCATCCGCCTGGGCTGTCTTCTTAGACGCCTCAATGGCAGCTGCAAGcatcgcctcctcctcatcctcatcgtctgtATTATCCATAAACTGAAACTGTTTTACTGCTGGCTCTGCCAAAGTCGGCGTGTCCTTTGCTGTTGACGGTCCGGCCGAAGACATTTCTCGAAGAGGCACACGTGAAAGCGGAACGGCCTGATCTAGCTTGGAGGAGCGCTGTGTAGCTTTCGCACCCCTTTTAGCTGCCTTCTTGACTCTGAAGGGATCTCCGACTGCTGATGTCCACCTCTTGACCTTAATACCGCCCCAGCCGTTGAGCATGCCGAGCTGCTCGGCATCCGCGTTGACAGCGTTCTTCAGACTACCAAAGTTGCTCACGAGGGCGACCGCATCAGATTTGTTCAGACTCCTCGGGACGGTGACAAACTCGACAAGCTTTTCGCCATAGCTCGAGGGTTGCTGACCACGGATGGCGCCAAAGGAGGCGTTCTCGTAGCTCTTGTATAATTCGAGGTAGCGtgcggcctcggcggcggacCAGCATAGAATAAGGGTGACGTTGTTGACGAGAGATGTCTTGGAGAGCTCCTTTAGCGATGCTTCGTGGTTTGGAATGTCGACCATGGTGAGGAGGACGCGGAGGTTGTATTTGCCCTGGAGGTTGCGGATTCGGGTGTAGATGTACTCGGGATGGAGGCGATGGTATTTAAGACTGTCGCGCAATGGCCTGTTAGCATGATCCCACTCGCAAACGATCAAAGACTCACCTCAGAAATAGAGCACAAGTGCCCAGCCCCAAGACAAAGTCGGCCGGGATATCGCTGTACTCCCACGGCATCGATCGAACGCTGGTCAAGACGGGATTCCCCCTTTGGCGCGGAGACACGAGGATGGTCGAGCCGGACTGCTTCTGCGGTAGAGCCTGCGGTGTAGGCTGGACGACCTTTCCAGCACCTGAAGCAGACGGAGGCGCCTTGTCGAGGCGCTGCGGCGTAGGCTGCTGGATCTTGCTCGGCGTGGGCTGCTGGATGGGCCTGCGCGGGATGGGGGTTGGATCTGcggcggccatggcggccagaagctcctcgtcTGCTCCATAGTCGTCATCCATGGCTATCGATCCTCTACAGTTTTTGCGACAAGGCTGGTGAGCTGGTGGTGCCTTGCATTCGCGCTTGAGGTGCCTTGTTGACTCTACGAAATTCACGGAGTTGAagggtcgaggttgagctaGAGTGGGGCGTCCAGGATGACCATTAAACAATGGACAAGGCAATGGATGTGTTACAAGATATTCAACCTAAACTACTCTAGATAATATTCATAAATCATATCTGACCATCATCATAATCTGTGGAAATCTTGAAATCTACACAAGAAGCAGTATTGGCTCTCAACTCGACTTCAACACGCGCAACCAACTGTtcgccaacaacacctcTACGTCATGGCAAAACGAGACATGGGTCAACAAACAAGGGGACCATGATAAGATCAAGGCGAAGAAAAAACATCAGATCTAGACCCGCCCCAAGGCTTTCAAGCATCAAAGCGCGGCCCAAACCATGCAGGGTCACATTCATCTGCAGTTAAAGCCCTCATCTACATGGAACGACAATCGTTCTTTTTTTTGACATCGGATGCAGCCGATCTCTTTGAGACTGGATGATCACGATAGCCCTATTTTTATCCCTCATTCTTGTGTGTCTCATCGTCCGATAAATCGAAGGATGTGGCAGTGCCCAGCgtcctctcttctccaccGTAACGGCACCACTGATCTCGAGGACAGGACGATACGATCGGCAGATGCGTGTAAATGTCAAATATCAAATTGCTCGAGAAAGAAATTCCCTCTAGGTATCTAAACTAGGTATCCAGTATCCAATCCGATCCGATCCCATATGCAGCCGTTTCCGTCCAGACCGCTTCATGTTCCCCCGCCAGTTCCCAACCCATTGACCACACCCAAAACACAGAAACGCCAACCCCGTCTTTCCAAAATACGCCAAGCACGTTAATCCATCAAGGCACCGCATCACATGAGCCCAATGTCTCAAGACCTAatccacctcctcctctaGCCCTGCATACTCTTGCGGGTTCGGCAGTGTCCCGCCCGTCAGTGAGGAATGGATCGAGTACAGAGCAGCCAACCAACAGTCAAACATGGCCCCGACCTTCTCGCACCGTCCGTTTGGTGATTCGATTCTCGTGACCTGATCTCGTAGCCTCTCGTACGCTTCGATCATGACCCAGACCTGCAGCGCTGCCGTGTCGCGGCCATTGTGCTGCGGCCGACCTGCGACAACGGAGGAGAGCTCTCTGGTGAGCAGATCGAGAGCGATCTGCAGGCTGACATTCTCCTGGAATGAGTGACCCGAGGGGGTTGCTGATCGGTACTGGGGAGTCTGGTCGGGAGAAGGCGGGGGAGAGAACGAGTAAGGCTTGAAGTAAATAGTATCCCCCTCAAATGCCGCCAGGTTGGTGTCTCGAGTGGCGGCAGATGGAGTCCGTAGTTTCGACTGGCGAAGGGGGGCTATCGGAGCAGGCGAGTTGGTGCGTGAAGATGATGGGCTTAATCTCCACGGATCGCTGCGAGGTACTTGAAGAGTATCGTGCGGCATTAGACCGGGCTCTTCAAAGTGATGGTCGAATGAGTGGTTGTCGAAGGAAGAGTGGCCGAATGAATGCTCGGAGTAGCCGTCCCTCGATTCAAGGAGCTCCCGATACTGATCAGCGATGAGGTCGACACTGGTTGTCTTTTCCGGCACATCCAATCCCTTCCGTGCCAGGGCATGTTGCTCCAGCTGTCCAATCTTGAAGACGGGCGTCTTGGCTTGTCGTCGCATGGTGGATGTAgttgaggctgatgatgctggcGAAGAAATCGACGAATTATCAAGCGAGGGCCGCCTCTCTGGGTCCTGGATTGTGAGGTGCGAAAATTCGGGGATTTGGCGCTGAGAGGAAGCCCGCGATACTCTCGGCTCTCTGAAGAATCCCCGCGGCTCGGGCGGCATTTCCGGCTCTGAGAACCATGGGTCAACCACGGTCTCGGGGCGAAGGTAGTGATTCCACTTGGCATCGCTCAGGTCGGGAGCGCCGTTCGAAACACGGCGATGCGTTGGCGAGTACAAGGAACCGTCGAGGCTGTGGCCGGACTCTGTAGAGCCACGCTTCGACTTGAGTCTGGGATCCGATTTTTGAAGCTTGCGCCTCGGGGGCTTCAAGCTCTGGCTCCTGGTGAGAGTGTTCTCCATGGTTGTTGTGTGTAATTCTAAAATTCGCTGACAGTTCGGTTTCAGCTATATCGCATTGGGTGTGAGGCGAGGTGATAGCAATGGATCGTGGTTGAGGAGGTCCTTGGTGGGTAAGAGTTGTTGTGTGTTGGTTGTGGCCGAGTAGATGAATCGACGTTGATCAAGTTGACGAGACACTCGGGTATTGCAGCCATGAGAATCAAACAGGAACTGAGGACCAAGGAGTTTATGACGGGAGGGAAAAAGCAAGGTGCAGCAAAAACAAGAACGGGTCGCTTGCGACTGTTATGTATCCATGCCGTACAGTGCAGGACAGACAAGCCAGGGCACCACAGCGTCCCGCAGGGCAGGGCCGAGTGTTGAGTACTCGGTAATTGCAGAGCCCTTACCgcttccatcctccatcgATGGGCCCGTCACCCGAGAAGCGGGCACCAGCTGGATAGTGGCTTTGGCCTGCAGGTAGAGGCGCGTCGGTGCCGTGGGAAGCCCAATCGACGCAACCACGAGGAGGACGAAATACCCACGTCATGGGTCAAGGGCTACGAGAGCCCCAGTGGTTTCCCACCATCTTGGTGGCTGGAGAAGCGTTGACGGACAGGGATGCGTCGCCAAGTTGCAACTTTCAAGACCTAGCAAGACCGGGGTGCCCAAGTGCGCTCTGCCCGATCGAGCACTAGATCGGCGGTGCTGAACTTGATGTTGGTCTGTTGAGAAAATCAAGAATCAATCAAGAATCGGCGGGTAACGCGACGCTCAAGTCCGGGTAAGAGTCAGAGTCTGAGCATCACGAAAGGTAGTGAGGGGTGGTCCTTGTTCCAGAATTTGATGAAAAGGCACAGAATGACACCCTGCCTTGGCGGTGAGGACTAGTCCATCAGTCCGAGGCCGATGCACTCTAGCCCGTCCACACTAAAGATTGTTTAGTTTCCTGACTTGAtccctcctcggcctggccaggctctttttttttgtgCGCGTCGCGTGGGTTGGGTTGGTGGACGTGTCTGTAGGTCGGGTTGGGTTGGCTGATGTCATGTGCAACAGCGGGACCTGGGAGGACCCTTGAGATGAACAGTTaaaaagcaagcaagcagcccACCAAACGTCACCCACCCTCAGCCGACGTGTCCGCGAGGCGAGGGAAGGGATCCATTCCTTTCCTTCCATCGTCTcgtctctttctctttcgAGATTTGACGCGTCGGTGTTGGCCGGCCTCTGGTGTGGTGGTCAGGTCTTTTGTGTGGTCTCTGATGAGGAGGCGTccatgtcgaggttgagttgGAGGGTTAGATGTCAGGTCCCGATCAAAGCTTTCATCGGCACGTGCATTCTTCGACGTCTTGATTTCTTCAACGCTTTATTGTCAATAAATAAACAACTGTTACAGCAACAAAATCATGAAAAAGCAATGTTTGGAGTCATCAATTCCCTGCTGAGAAACCTTGGCCATGTTACTGGTCGACGGACGAAAGCCACTGGCTGATACCTCGGCTCAAGAAAGACGCAGCTACAGTGCTGGTTAACTGTGCGGCACTCTAATTCAACACTGTTCTGCCCCTCCTCAGGGCCAGATGAAATGAGGGGCAACTCCTCCCAATTCTTGGTGGGGTTACAGTACCATGCATCAAATGCGCAAGACGGCAACAGACGGGTTCTCGACGCAACCACATTCTTCAAACTCAGCCTTGCCTTTGGTCCAATCACTTTTCCGAACCTGGGCTCTCTGGATATCCGATTGCGGATCTAACTCCTCCCGCGGGGGGAACGTGATGCTACCAAATGGGGACAGCATCTATGCGCGGGGGCGGCGGGACAGCTGCGGGGGTTTGAGGCATTGCGCCGTCATCTCAGATACTTGCACCGTCGGGTCATTGCGCCTAATTGGCGCAGTTCTCAGTCATTTTCCAAGTTCCTTCCGTTACAACACTAACATCATCCCCCAAAGCCACCCCCAACCCCGGCATCTCAGTGCCGCTCTCCAAGCCTCACCAGCCAACCCTGAGGTCCTTTGCCTCTCCGAACAGCGAGAGCTTGCCGGTAACCGCCCCATCTCTACTCATGACAGACTGATCTTAGCAGCTCATCCCATGGGGGTTCAATGGGCGGAAACTGATTTATCCATCAATCAGAGGCCAGAAAACACTCCGTCATGGCATCTAGATGCTGCCCTTCTCCACATGTAGACGATGCGCCGTCTCATGAGCTCTGGGGATGAAGACGGAGGGGAGGGTATAAAGCATGACGCGCCCAGCTTTGGGGTCTACCTGGCTCAATTGAACATATTATCGTCTCTCAGCTCTCATCTCGACCTTTCTATCGTGATACTTGGTCCAATATCTTGCTGCTGCAGCTCTCTGACCACAGCTCAACCCCTCCCCCGCGTTCGGAGCTCACCCCACCTTAGCTCATGCTTCGTCACTGAGCTTCACCTCGACCTCTTTACCTTCGTAACAAATACAACTACGACTCGAGAGAATAGCAATCATGGCTGAGATCACCATTACCGGCTGGAAGACCCGCGATGTTCGGTTTCCCACGTCCCTCGACGGAACTGGCTCAGATGCCATGAACGCCGCTGGCAACTACTCATCCGCCTACTGCATTCTCGAGACCGACTCACAATACACCGGTCATGGAATGGTCAGTAACTGATGGACTCTCAGCCATACTTGGCATAGCTGACTCTCCCAGACCTTCACCATCGGCCGCGGAAACGACATTGTCTGCGCAGCCATCAACCACGTCGCCGAGcgcctcaagggcaagaccctctcctccctcgtGTCAAACTGGGGCAAGACATGGCGCTACCTCGTCAACGACAGCCAGCTTCGATGGATCGGTCCTGAGAAGGGTGTCATccacctcgccctcggcgccgTCGTCAACGCCGTCTGGGATCTGTGGGCCAAGACCCTCAACAAGCCCGTCTGGCGCATCGTGGCCGACATGAGCCCCGAGGAGTTTGTCAGCTGCATCGACTTCCGTTACATAACCGATGCTATCACCCCTGAGGAGGCCGTGGCGATgctcaaggagcaggaggccACCAAGCCTCAGcgtctggaggaggcgctCAACAGCAGAGCTGTGCCTGCCTACACGACCagtgctggctggctgggttacggcgaggacaagatgaagTCTCTTCTCCAGGAGACTCTCAACGCGGGATACCGTCacttcaaggtcaaggtcggTGGTGACATTGAGCGAGACCGCAAGCGTCTGGGCATTGCTCGTGAGGTCATTGGTTATGACAAGGGCAACGTGCTCATGACCGACGCCAACCAGGTGTGGTCTGTCCCCGAGGCTATCGACTACATGAAGCAGCTCGCCGACTTCAAGCCGTGGTTCATCGAGGAGCCTACTTCTCCTGATGATGTCCTCGGCCACAAGGCTGTGCGGGAGGCACTCAAGCCTTACGGCATTGGTGTCGCCACAGGAGAGATGTGCCAGAACCGTGTCATCTTCAAACAGCTTCTCCAGACTGGTGCCATTGACGTGTGCCAGATCGACGCCTGCCGCATGGGTGGTGTCAACGAGGTGTTGGCCGTGCTtctcatggccaagaagttCGGAGTGCCCATCGTGCCTCACTCTGGCGGTGTCGGTCTTCCCGAGTACACTCAGCACCTGAGCACCATCGACTACGTCGTCGTCTCTGGCAAGCTGTCTGTGCTCGAGTACGTGGACCACCTTCACGAGCACTTCCTCCATCCTTCGGTGATCAAGGACGGATACTACACCACCCCCACGGAACCGGGTTACAGTGTCGAGATGAAGCCCGAGAGCATGGATCGGTATCTCTACCCTGGTGAGAAGGGTGTGAGTTGGTGGACTTCTGAGGAAGCTAGGGTTATCCTCGATGGTGAGAAGATTTAAGTGTGGTTGAAAAATGCGGGATGCCGCTTGTGATTTAGAATACTCCATAGGAGAAAATGACATGATGTTATGAGTTATTAAAGATTCCTGCTTTTTAATTGCCCTGAAAGTATGCGCACATTTACAGTCCCAAGTGCTTATCGAGAAACTGGACTATATCCTGCAACATGTCTGAGTTGTACCAATGAGCCAGACCTTGGTAGGTATTGAACTCGACAGGTACTCCCATTCGCTCCAGAAGCTCTACAGCTCGTCGACCATGCTGGCATTCCACGTCTTGATCCTTTTGACCATGGCCCATGAATACAGGGGTAGACAAGAAGGGGTAAGAATTTGCTGGTGGTGCAGGATCAAGTTCAGCTTCTTGTCGTAGCTCGTCAATGGCACGCTGTATCGGCGtcgtttcttcttcctcggtgTCTCTTTCGAATAAATCATCTTCTGATCCCTCAGACTTGGTGTCCTCGTCCAATAtgt
This window encodes:
- a CDS encoding L-galactonate dehydratase, with amino-acid sequence MAEITITGWKTRDVRFPTSLDGTGSDAMNAAGNYSSAYCILETDSQYTGHGMTFTIGRGNDIVCAAINHVAERLKGKTLSSLVSNWGKTWRYLVNDSQLRWIGPEKGVIHLALGAVVNAVWDLWAKTLNKPVWRIVADMSPEEFVSCIDFRYITDAITPEEAVAMLKEQEATKPQRLEEALNSRAVPAYTTSAGWLGYGEDKMKSLLQETLNAGYRHFKVKVGGDIERDRKRLGIAREVIGYDKGNVLMTDANQVWSVPEAIDYMKQLADFKPWFIEEPTSPDDVLGHKAVREALKPYGIGVATGEMCQNRVIFKQLLQTGAIDVCQIDACRMGGVNEVLAVLLMAKKFGVPIVPHSGGVGLPEYTQHLSTIDYVVVSGKLSVLEYVDHLHEHFLHPSVIKDGYYTTPTEPGYSVEMKPESMDRYLYPGEKGVSWWTSEEARVILDGEKI